A genome region from Hevea brasiliensis isolate MT/VB/25A 57/8 chromosome 7, ASM3005281v1, whole genome shotgun sequence includes the following:
- the LOC110633339 gene encoding ubiquitin-like-conjugating enzyme ATG10 — protein MDVSCWDGTLSLNEFSRAARTFAEKWKISNSAFPPWLWVNVPKRPFVASQQVDGFLSLENICLIRPMFFAHDSRAEVSHLEEEETGFSEKEVAIDDATLVLSNHHEMHYYDFHIVYSASYGVPVLYFRGYYSDGCPLQLNEIEKDLPACSAKVLLESKWTFITQEEHPYLNRPWYKLHPCGTSEWMKLLFLGEAALAEKRVAIELYLVSWFSVVGQVIGLRIPIEMMNDRTN, from the exons ATGGATGTTTCATGTTGGGATGGAACCCTTTCGCTGAATGAATTTTCTCGTGCTGCTCGAACTTTTGCAGAGAAATGGAAAATAAGCAATTCTGCTTTCCCTCCTTGGTTATGGGTTAACGTGCCAAAACGACCTTTTGTTGCTTCTCAACAA GTTGATGGATTCTTGTCATTGGAAAACATATGCCTTATCAGGCCAA TGTTTTTTGCACATGACAGTCGTGCTGAAGTTAGTCATTTAGAGGAAGAAGAGACTGGTTTCTCTGAGAAAGAAGTTGCAATTGATGATGCCACATTG GTGCTTAGCAATCATCATGAGATGCATTACTATGACTTCCATATAgtctacagtgcttcatatggggttcCAGTGCTATATTTCCGTGGATATTACAGCG ATGGATGCCCATTGCAGTTGAATGAAATTGAAAAGGACCTTCCTGCTTGCTCTGCAAAGGTGTTGTTGGAATCAAAGTGGACTTTTATAACTCAGGAG GAGCATCCATACCTAAATAGGCCATGGTACAAGTTACATCCATGCGGGACCAGTGAATGGATGAAGTTGCTTTTCCTTGGTGAAGCTGCGTTGGCAGAAAAGAGAGTGGCAATTGAACTGTATCTGGTGTCCTGGTTCTCAGTCGTCGGTCAGGTTATTGGTCTTAGGATTCCAATCGAAATGATGAATGATCGTACTAACTAG
- the LOC110633364 gene encoding rhodanese-like domain-containing protein 4A, chloroplastic encodes MAIMESLSIILSSSPPIQNHSKTLKFSTSKPSSHQTCFLSAKNSSLQNHLLRLRNCVLSKTSVSLSTFQLITSLPSLASEALITPTEQVSDKINLESILVSIDDFFNRNPFFVAGCTFIWLVVIPLTEQYLRKYKFISAIDAFRKLRQEKDYQLLDIRDKKSLVALRSPNLKILNKSVVQVEFSKEDEDGFVKNVLEKFPDPANTFLCILDNFDGNSMRVAELLFKNGFKEAYAIRGGVRGKKGWMAIQETLLPPSVHIYLKKKKSKSSQLGINGGVGQQSEEKNGSPSTMALSIAESQRVENVHINQLLNSTPQLKIDSRSPYPNYPDLKPPSSPTPSKP; translated from the exons ATGGCTATCATGGAGTCCCTTTCCATCATCCTTTCTTCTTCACCACCCATCCAGAACCACTCCAAAACCCTCAAATTCTCCACCTCTAAACCCTCTTCTCATCAAACCTGTTTCCTATCTGCAAAAAATTCTTCTCTTCAAAACCATCTGTTACGTCTCAGAAACTGTGTCTTATCCAAAACTTCTGTCTCTTTGTCTACATTTCAGCTTATCACTTCTCTTCCTTCCTTAGCTTCTGAAGCTTTAATCACCCCAACTGAACAAGTCTCTGACAAAATAAACTTGGAATCGATCTTAGTCTcaattgatgacttcttcaacaGAAACCCCTTTTTTGTTGCTGGGTGTACATTCATTTGGCTGGTCGTTATACCTCTAACTGAACAGTACTTAAGGAAATACAAGTTTATCTCTGCCATTGATGCATTTCGAAAACTGCGACAAGAGAAGGATTATCAGCTTTTGGATATCAGGGACAAGAAGAGTTTGGTGGCTTTGAGGTCTCCCAATTTAAAGATTTTGAATAAGAGTGTGGTTCAGGTTGAGTTCTCCAAGGAAGATGAAGATGGGTTTGTGAAGAACGTGTTAGAGAAGTTTCCAGACCCAGCAAACACCTTCTTATGCATTCTGGACAA TTTTGATGGTAATTCAATGAGAGTGGCAGAGTTATTGTTCAAGAATGGATTCAAAGAGGCTTATGCAATAAGGGGCGGGGTCAGAGGCAAAAAGGGTTGGATG GCAATACAAGAAACTCTTTTGCCACCTTCGGTTCATATTTATCTCAAGAAGAAGAAGTCTAAAAGCTCACAACTGGGAATTAATGGAGGAGTTGGTCAGCAGAGTGAAGAAAAGAATGGCAGTCCCTCTACTATGGCTCTATCCATAGCGGAAAGCCAAAGAGTAGAAAATGTACACATAAACCAGTTGTTGAATTCCACACCTCAATTGAAGATTGATTCCCGATCTCCCTACCCTAAT TACCCAGATTTGAAACCTCCATCTTCTCCAACCCCATCAAAACCATAA
- the LOC110633368 gene encoding FRIGIDA-like protein 3, translated as MEDPESVVTLMDSTTSRIQQLQKAFAELESHRAVTLNLKWKELEEHFHGLERSLKRRFHELEDQEREYETKTRKAQEMLEKREAAVMAKEQASLKRLQEKRDAAVFAITNALEKHRKVSSVEPAVVTSDVQGELPTIEDQPPDTMAAESNLGESNNSSENGNIEVISYPELVKLCEAMDSEGLHKFISDNRKNLAVLREEIPLALKAAENPAQLVLNSLDDFYPMEVPNFDGKKDSGLLGLRRTCIMLMECLSILLTYTDLVSISDVISEDIKEQAKAIAEEWKPKLDDLDVDASNGNSLEAHAFLQLLATFGIASDFDEEELSRLIPMVSRRRQAAVLCRFLGLSEKMPGVIEVLVNSGRQIDAVNLAFAFELTEQFSPVPLLKSYLKEARKISSPVKPGNASPTAVQNDVNERELTALKAVIKCIEEHKLEEQYPVDPLQKRLIQLEKAKADKKRATEVAKPQPKRPRANGVGCGPRVTNVTADKTFYPRVTDRYPQYVYDRPYVYSGPTENHVPPLMGSATYNFSPSHGNYFGNGYQYQAQYLH; from the exons ATGGAAGATCCAGAATCAGTTGTAACACTTATGGACTCCACGACCTCTAGGATACAACAGCTTCAGAAAGCATTTGCTGAACTTGAAAGTCACCGGGCTGTAACACTCAACTTGAAATGGAAAGAACTCGAAGAACATTTCCATGGGCTTGAAAGATCCTTGAAAAGGCGCTTTCATGAGTTGGAAGACCAGGAAAGGGAGTATGAAACCAAAACAAGAAAAGCCCAAGAAATGTTGGAGAAGCGGGAAGCTGCTGTGATGGCCAAGGAACAAGCTTCACTGAAGAGGCTCCAAGAGAAACGAGATGCTGCTGTCTTTGCCATTACTAATGCTCTAGAGAAGCACAGGAAGGTATCATCTGTGGAACCTGCTGTTGTGACCAGTGATGTCCAAGGTGAGCTCCCAACTATTGAAGACCAGCCACCTGATACTATGGCTGCTGAAAGTAATTTGGGAGAGAGTAATAATTCTTCTGAAAATGGAAATATCGAGGTGATATCTTATCCAGAGTTGGTCAAATTATGTGAAGCAATGGACTCGGAAGGGCTGCACAAATTTATATCAGACAATCGAAAGAACCTTGCTGTCCTGAGGGAGGAAATTCCACTTGCTTTAAAAGCTGCAGAAAACCCAGCCCAACTGGTCTTGAACTCTTTGGATGATTTCTATCCAATGGAAGTGCCAAACTTTGATGGAAAGAAAGATTCAGGCCTATTGGGTCTTCGTCGAACCTGTATCATGTTGATGGAGTGCCTTAGCATTTTGCTTACATATACAGATCTAGTTTCTATTTCTGATGTAATATCAGAAGATATTAAGGAGCAGGCAAAGGCAATTGCTGAAGAATGGAAACCCAAGTTGGATGATCTAGATGTGGATGCTAGCAATGGGAACTCCTTGGAGGCACATGCTTTCTTGCAACTTCTGGCCACCTTTGGCATCGCTTCTGATTTTGATGAAGAAGAACTATCCAGGCTAATTCCAATGGTTTCTCGTCGTCGCCAAGCTGCTGTACTCTGTCGTTTTCTTGGGTTGTCAGAGAAGATGCCAG GTGTTATTGAAGTACTGGTCAATAGTGGTAGGCAAATTGATGCAGTTAACTTGGCTTTTGCTTTTGAGTTAACAGAACAGTTTTCACCTGTACCTTTACTCAAATCATACTTGAAAGAGGCAAGAAAAATTTCTTCACCTGTCAAACCTGGAAATGCGTCACCAACTGCTGTGCAG AATGATGTCAATGAGCGAGAGCTGACTGCCCTTAAGGCTGTGATAAAGTGCATTGAAGAGCATAAGCTTGAGGAGCAGTATCCTGTTGACCCACTGCAAAAGCGCCTTATTCAGCTGGAGAAGGCCAAGGCAGACAAGAAAAGAGCAACTGAAGTTGCGAAGCCTCAACCCAAGAGACCACGTGCTAATGGTGTTGGATGTGGGCCCCGTGTCACTAACGTTACTGCTGACAAAACATTCTATCCTAGAGTCACTGATAGGTACCCGCAGTACGTGTATGACAGACCATATGTTTACTCTGGACCCACTGAAAATCATGTTCCCCCTCTAATGGGTTCTGCTACTTACAACTTCTCTCCCAGTCATGGCAACTACTTTGGAAATGGCTACCAGTACCAAGCCCAATATCTTCACTAG